In the Mytilus galloprovincialis chromosome 10, xbMytGall1.hap1.1, whole genome shotgun sequence genome, one interval contains:
- the LOC143047890 gene encoding uncharacterized protein LOC143047890 — MVKYFDYNSTMKNVREYSIYAAVILSVVGQITCMGTLSNFSMSCGPGVDDPNSCTQTSRTQKCYRYNGKTKCEVTTYACQSMCCPGWELGMKGKCDIPIKNFQCSESLINSTKRHGSEYCVDNTYCQEGEVCCSNYCTRIQLSKHHCWYRNVYRTVGETNTTTNDVCTVCSCNTDGHIATMECEKSTCNWDNQTDIPKYYKPPVIQNIPKKGQKVSVYVLSTRNSAYLDTNFIYALDFEGNMMKVYVSENTFKHCLCTNSTVSVIAKSVPDKFGNYNETTFLVNIIDRFEPVFHNCPQDRVIRSNDLFGWTAPTVTDNVGVREIDGPVLPQRNKTNLVPGTYTMVYKAKDWSNNTATCRFTITVQDPPDVNPMPAHEHKISVTLLIIIGGSLAALVVIALVAFYVSSMCRIVKTYSVNEKKKIPSNEHGHVYGSVNDNGKLYKKNLN, encoded by the exons ATGgtcaaatattttgattataaCTCTACGATGAAGAACGTACGTGAATATAGTATTTATGCTGCTGTCATTTTGTCAGTTGTTGGACAAATTACATGTATGGGGACACTCAG CAATTTTAGCATGAGCTGTGGTCCAGGAGTCGATGATCCCAATTCCTGCACCCAGACCAGTAGAACACAGAAATGCTATCGGTACAATGGTAAAACAAAATGTGAGGTGACAACATACGCATGTCAGAGTATGTGTTGTCCAGGTTGGGAGTTAGGCATGAAGGGGAAATGTGACATAC CAATCAAGAATTTTCAATGCTCAGAATCACTTATCAACAGCACCAAAAGACACGGAAGTGAATATTGCGTAGACAATACTTATTGCCAAGAAGGAGAAGTATGCTGCTCCAACTATTGTACACGTATACAATTGTCTAAACACCACTGCTGGTATCGTAATGTATATCGGACTGTAGGAGAAACCAATACAACGACCAATGATGTATGTACTGTGTGTAGCTGTAATACCGATGGTCATATAGCAACTATGGAATGTGAGAAATCTACATGTAACTGGGACAATCAGACAG aTATTCCAAAATACTATAAAC CTCCAGTTATACAAAACATACCAAAGAAAGGACAGAAGGTATCAGTGTATGTTTTGAGCACAAGAAATTCTGCATATCTTGATACCAATTTTATATATGCTCTGGACTTTGAAGGAAACATGATGAAAGTTTATGTATCGGAGAATACATTTAAGCACTGTCTATGTACTAATTCTACCGTATCCGTCATTGCTAAATCGGTACCCGACAAATTTGGAAATTACAACGAAACCACTTTCCTGGTAAATATTATTG ATAGATTTGAGCCAGTCTTCCATAACTGTCCACAAGATAGAGTTATACGATCAAATGACCTGTTTGGATGGACAGCGCCTACCGTTACTGATAATGTAGGAGTTCGGGAAATTGATGGACCAGTCttaccacaaaggaacaaaaccaATCTGGTTCCCGGAACTTACACCATGGTCTATAAAGCCAAAGACTGGTCAAATAATACCGCAACATGCAGATTTACAATAACAGTTCAAGATCCACCAG acGTGAATCCCATGCCAGCGCATGAGCATAAAATAAGTGTTACCTTACTGATAATTATTG gtggAAGCTTAGCAGCCCTCGTAGTGATCGCATTAGTAGCGTTTTATGTATCCAGTATGTGTCGTATAGTGAAGACATATTCTGTTAACGAAAAAAAGAAGATACCTTCTAACGAACATGGACACGTTTACGGATCAGTGAATGATAATggtaaattgtataaaaaaaatttgaattag